Below is a genomic region from Vitis riparia cultivar Riparia Gloire de Montpellier isolate 1030 chromosome 5, EGFV_Vit.rip_1.0, whole genome shotgun sequence.
TTCCAAATACCTTTTTGACCCatttaatcaaaatgaaattaatttccACAAAATCGACCAATTTTTTATTGACCAAATTAAGACAACTTTTCTTTTCACATTCTAGAAATAAAACTCACAAGCTAGcttgtaaatgaaattaattttatatcaatatatttaatttcaagttTTGTAGATTAGTacttatcatttataatatatctttatatttagAATCCatagaatgaataaaaatatttgtcataTCTATTGAAATGTAAAAGTAATTTATGCCCATACTATAGGGTTATTCAACTGGTAGAGAAAATCTCTTTTCCTCGAATATTTTAATGGGTTATGGGTACTCTCACCTCGATGTTGAATATTTGTTCAAAGGGTCACTGTTCGCCGTGTCGATGATTTCGACACAAGATCTAGGAAGATACATCGAAGAATCAATATTTcctaagtttattatttttattttcatgggttttttttctcatttttattaaattttcaaaaaattgaggaaatttttgcaattattgggattttttttctcattgtcACTCAATTATGAGCAtattaattgtaaaattaattgattaaaagagatgaaataatcttcatatttttaaatttaatttttttcaagtacaaaGAATCCCACTATTACTACACCAAACATTCAATATTGATGGCTTCCAACCCTATACTTAGGTAACAtgtcttatttataatttaaagagaatattaatttattaatttatgataataaataaactaataaaccaCATTCATTCAGTATGATATGAACTTAATAATTTATGAAttcattaatttcaaaaattttaacatCAATGTGAATCCTTCCATTTTAATTAgagttatttatgatattattattaatttcctcTTAACCTCCCAAATCAATTCATATTCTACCAAAGTATACTTTACGGCGCACATGATCCATATCTATTTTTCTACGTTCATATTCAACTCATTGGCTTTGAATTAGTTTCATTGTACACATTATAAATCTACTTAGTTGACCTTTCAACTAACTCATTTTGAATCTTTCTTCTAAATATGAATAATACATGcattataactaattttaattgtattatttaaaaaaataaaaatggtgaaTTAAGCATATGTTAAAAGCCAGAGATTAACCAACGACAACTTTCTATCTAATATCATCTTTGACACTGTAGAGGGTTATATTACATTGCAAAAAACctcaataaaaaacaaagaaaaatggagaatgtGAAGAATCTTGGAGGAAAAacgaaaaataagaaaacttcattatgtgatttttaaaatgggtaaggcactaatatttgttttttatatgttgatctttattttaaggtttaaacTTCACTAAAAAAGAGAGCAATATGAATTTAAAGAGGAGAGAACTAGGTAGCAAAAATGGCATGGAAAAGAATtaagaatgagagaaagatggCGTTTATTTAAGGGaataaagaaaagtgaaaatattCAAAGATGGTTCTTTCCTCAAAGGAGtaaaaaaggttattttttcaatttcaagcTTATTTTGGTCCTTTTTAACCAAATATcactttttaaatcaaatatccTAGAAAAATAACACTTACACATTCAAAAGTGATTTATGAAGCAAAGTTCTCATAATATAATGtgacatataaaaataaaaaaaaaattaattctacatatatatatatatatatatatatatatatatatatatatatatatatatatattaggaatTACAAAAGGCAAATTCAAGACAGAgtgttatttaaatttgttcCCATCCTTgtttcaaaagaaaagaaaaaaaactaaatgggCATGCCAAAGCGAATATGGCAAATGCAAGATAGGGCAGGTACAAGAATTCCCTATACCTGTTTTAccctatttattttttcaaaatttaattatattaaaaataaatataatttataaataaagaaatattataaaatttaaattttatttttttaagaagtagattttttattttattttagttaaaggggaccaaaaaaattaaaatgatttatttttatttaattatatatataaatgggtAGGGTGGAATAAGATAATACCCGAATCCACTTTGAACTTAaccttgattaaaaaaaaattatttctaaaccATCTTTAACATGTTTCTTCTAATCTCAAATCCATCTTGTTTAGAGTGAGATGAgacaaatactaaaaaaaaatccacttcaTTACCATCCTATGTATCATGGAGTAATGTCTAAATAGGGGATtgcatttgaatttgaattttttcatttgaatcttccattaataaaaatttaagataaattgGTTCAATGGAATCATTTGAAGAATAAAATAGATCATTTAAGCATATCTTGaatttggagagaaaaaaaggaaaaattgaaggGAGAAGGAATTAAATCACTAGTGTTAAGACTTAATGGAAGGCTGGCATGTCAAAATCACAAGGACTAAAAGCTCTCAACGCTCTGTTCAAACCAACCTCCCCTCCCGCCAAAACAACCACCGTCACCACCGCCACAAGGGCTCATGGACCCTCTCGCTCCCCGGAAACCCACTTCATTCCCCTCATACACGCCTCCAACACCCTTCCTCAACTCCACCAAATCCACGCCCAAATCTTCCTCCATAATCTCTTCTCCAATAGCCGGGTGGTTACTCAGCTCATTTCCTCCTCTTGTTCGCTCAAATCCCTCGATTACGCCCTTTCCATCTTTCGTTGTTTTGATCACCCCAACTTGTTTGTTTTCAACGCTTTGATTCGTGGGCTTGCTGAGAATTCTCGATTTGAGGGCTCTGTTTCGCATTTTGTGCTAATGTTGAGGTTGAGTATTCGACCTGATCGATTAACTCTGCCGTTTGTGCTCAAATCTGTGGCGGCTTTGGTTGATGTAGGGCTTGGGAGATGTCTTCATGGTGGAGTCATGAAGCTTGGGCTTGAGTTCGATTCTTTTGTTCGGGTCTCGTTGGTTGATATGTATGTTAAAATTGGGGAGTTGGGTTTTGGTTTGCAGCTGTTTGATGAAAGTCCTCAGAGAAATAAAGCAGAGAGTATTCTGCTGTGGAATGTTTTGATTAATGGGTGTTGTAAAGTGGGGGATTTGAGTAAGGCTGCTTCGCTTTTTGAGGCAATGCCGGAGAGAAATGCGGGTTCTTGGAATAGTTTGATTAATGGGTTTGTCAGAAATGGAGATTTGGACCGAGCTAAAGAGCTTTTTGTTCAGATGCCGGAGAAGAATGTGGTTTCTTGGACCACAATGATTAATGGGTTTTCACAGAATGGGGACCATGAAAAGGCTTTATCAATGTTTTGGAGGATGCTGGAGGAGGGCGTGAGGCCTAATGATCTAACTGTTGTTTCTGCTCTTTTGGCTTGCACCAAAATTGGAGCTCTCCAAGTTGGAGAACGAATCCACAATTATCTCTCGAGCAATGGTTTCCAGTTGAACAGAGGGATTGGGACTGCTCTGGTTGACATGTATGCAAAGTGTGGGAATATCAAGTCTGCTAGCCGGGTTTTTGTTGAGACAAAAGGGAAGGACCTTCTTACTTGGAGTGTCATGATATGGGGGTGGGCAATCCATGGATGTTTTGATCAAGCTCTTCAATGCTTTGTAAAGATGAAATCTGCAGGTTTGAGATCTTTCAGTGttgtatgaaattttatttgattatctaAATAAATCtataagaattgaaatttgTCCTACTTGCAGGAATAAACCCAGATGAGGTTATATTTCTTGCCATCTTAACTGCGTGTTCTCATTCCGGGAACGTAGATCAGGGGcttaatttctttgaaagcaTGAGGCTTGACTACTCCATTGAGCCTACCATGAAACATTATACATTAATTGTAGATCTGTTAGGCAGGGCAGGCCGGCTGGATGAAGCTCTAAGTTTCATTCAGAGCATGCCGATAAATCCTGATTTTGTGATATGGGGAGCACTCTTTTGTGCCTGCAGGGCTCACAAAAACATTGAAATGGCAGAACTTACTGCAGAGAAGCTCCTGCAGCTTGAACCTAAGCATCCTGGAAGCTATGTTTTTCTGTCAAACGTTTATGCTGCAGTGGGAAGATGGGAAGATGTAGAAAGAGTGAGAACTTTAATGAAGAATAGAGGTGTAGAGAAAGATCCTGGGTGGAGCTATATTGAAGTGGAGGGCCAAGTGCATAGTTTTGTAGCTGGTGATCATGCTCATGTGCGTGCAGAAGAGATAAGCCTAAAACTAGAGGAGATAACAGCAAGTGCAAAGCAAGAAGGATACATGCCTGAAACTGCATGGGTACTTCACAatattgaagaagaagagaaggaagatGCGTTGGGAAGCCATAGTGAGAAGTTGGCACTTGCCTTTGGGCTCATTAGTACTGCTCCGGGGTCAACCATAAGGATTGTGAAGAACCTGAGAGTCTGTGGGGATTGCCACTCCATGATGAAATATGCTAGTAAGCTGAGTCGAAGGGAGATCGTATTGAGAGATATAAAGCGATTTCATCATTTCAAGGATGGATCTTGCTCTTGTGGAGACTACTGGTAATACAGTAAGCTACCCAGCTTGCTTGTATAACATTTTTCTGGTGAAGTTTTGTCAactcacatttttcatttatatttatctaaCCATTTGTCAGATTGACTTAATAAAGCTATCTCAATTATTTGGGTGTTGGTAACTTCCCTTTCCACTTTTTCACCTTGCTTAGGCTATGTGTTCTCATAAATCACGACCCCTATGTTTTTCTTCTCTCATTCAATCAATTTTTATCCCCTATACTTGTTCTTTCAGGACTTTCATCTTAAACCATCAACCCTTTTGGTGGTGAACTCATTTGCCTTTGTTGCATGTGACCAAACCTACTAGTCTTTATATGTTTTTGGGTGTACCAAACTTAGAGATTGCAAACATTTATGTTAGTTAAATACATGAAAAGGTATGACCAGTGTGGGTCTTGCGTTAGTCTTGCCTAGTAAGACCCGATTGCACTTGCCATGATCTTGTCTAACATGACTTGTGTAACGACTCATTCTCACCAATGTAGATACTGTTCGTTTTAGGCCTAATGGGCTCTTACGGCTTTAAAGAGCATCTACATAGTCAAGAAAAGTCCACCATGTATATAGTGTCATGAACTTCTTCCCCTAACCAAGGAGGAAAATGTCGTGATATTTTGGCAATATATCGTTGAAATATCGGTCTGACGATATTTCGGGATAAATATCAAGGAATTGGCGATATCTCGCGATATATCGGTGATTTTGGCGATAAATAGACGATTTTCCCCGATATATCGCATGGTCAACGTGGGTCAATAGAGTCAAACGTGCTACAATGAAGTCAAAAGTGCTACAGTGCCGCTACAATGCGCCTCCCCtttaaaaaggtttggggttcactCCCCTTGCCATCTGGGCTAACTTGCCCTTGTAATATAAAGTgcaccaaacatatatatacttaaactcattatataaaaaaaatattaaaagaatattttaaagagcaaattaattataattattttataattaaatgcaaaattttcttttaattaattaccaaaaatataaaaattatataattttcttcataatgtttttaatatcattaataattaattaaatattaaaaaattatatatatatcataatctattttatattgtttaatacaattgaattaaatgaatcatattttaatattaatatatattttaaaattagatatattataatcaaatatcataatattatatgtaatttaataataaatgtacacttataaaattcatatttttatcgatgcatacgatattattatcaaatatgataaatcatgttatacatatattaaaattttcaataaaataactttaaaatgtctattatacttctaattatattattatgaggttttccttacattttcatgagtttttaacaattttaagcttaccgatatttttttccaaaatatccgccgatatatctccgatatatccgtaaaattgaagtaccaatatatccgtgattaccgatattttcatccttgcccCTAACTTATATAAGATATCACAATCAACCTTCTAAGTAGACATGACATTCTCATTGTGTCCCATAGATTGCAAGGTTACACAAACAGAAATCCATTGTGAGGCTAAACAAACAAAGAGTGGTTGAAGATTGATTCTAATACCAATTTGTAATGACCCGATTTCAcctatgtaaatattatttattttagaccCAATGGATCATCGTGACTTCAAAATGCGTTTACATGATTACAACTTGCCTTCATATGCAAGAATTTTGCTTAGAAAGACTCCCCTTTTAGAGGTCTTGGCCTAACCTTGTTGCCCTTATAGCAGTCTTTTCAAGCCTGCACTTGTAGTATTCTTGCTTTGAAATACTCCACTTTTGGGGATCTTGCTTGGTAAGGCTTGAAAATACCTTTGGGGATCTTGCCTAGAATGACTTCACTACTactactaaaagaaaaaaaaacagaattatTAACAATTAATTTCTTGTGCTTATGAAAGACATAAATACTTAGGTACTAAGATGGTGTGTATAGGAAATGAGCCAAATTTAGCACTTCTAACATAAATGTATTGGCACTTTTTAGAAATATGTAAACAATGACAATTGTTAGAAGGATGAGTTGGCACTTATAATCGATTTAAGTAGTCAACATTGGCACTTCTTAGAAGCATCATGTTATacctctttaatttttttgggcAACCTTAGCACTTTCTAGAAGCGTCAACTCATACAATATTACTTATAGATCTCATTTGCATATTCTCACCCACACCTTGACAAAGACTTCAAATAGTTATCCATAGTTGGAGTCCATTGATGACCTCTACCTCTATTGCACACTAACATCAAGCACTGATGAGCTCCATAGTTGAACACCACTAGCCACCACTGACaatcaaaataaagaatttattgAAACTTCATTTGAAATCTCTTTATCTGAATCCACTACTTCCTTAGGTACAAATCTTtgtcaattttttcttcttgtttccaTCAATCCATtatttgtgtgtatgtgtgtattttttttgtcaGGTAGAGTCGGGGCTAGGGACAAGTTATTCACATTTCATTTGATGGTCAGAGGTGAATTAAAAGCTAAGCAGTGGTAATTCTAAAGATTCCTCGAGGGAAATCTCTACTCCAAAACTGGACTTGAGAGTTTCTTCTCATCTAGCTCCTCACGAatgaaatgattcaaaaataaaataaaattagtgaagataaaattcaattttttttttctttttttgttaaggATCTATGGAGttcctttcattttttggtGTAAATCAATTACTAATCTAGAGATCTAATGGTTAGGTAAGTGATTtggtttgaaaatcatttgatattttttggtacttttcttatttttttgttgaatttgtATTATTATGCTTGTTTCCATTTGTTCCTTTATTTGTTAGAAATATcatttagttttgatttgttGAATTTTGTCTGAACATTGTTTGGTGGGTGAGAAAtggaagtgaaagaaagaaagtgttggatcttgttgttttaggTTTGGAGTTGGATTCATAACCTAGATAAATCAttatagttttttctttttttatagacaaagagaaaaataaattaaaaaacgcCAAAACAAGGGGCGCTCCCTACGTACACTGACAGTATACAAAGAAATCCAAAAACAAGGcaacaagagaaagaaaaaacctagaGAGGAAAAAGCTAACCAACAAGCCAATCACccaaaaaattaacaaaagagAGATAGTCAAAGTCCAAAAACTGTTGAGACCACTCAagaagagacaaaaaaaaaaggttcctCAAGTAAGTATCTGACATCTTTTCCTCTTGGAACGTTCTTCGGTTTCGCTCTTCCCAAATGcaccaaaaaagacaaatagACGCCAATCTCCAAACTGctctccttttcttccctaggCCCTTAATTTTCCATTCTAGAAGCAAATTTCTCATTAAAGCCAGGAACACCCACACCACCCCAAAAGAAGAAAGCAACAAAGTCCAAAGCTCTCTTATCTTACCACAATGAATTAGGATGTGGTCCACCAATTCCTCATTCTTTTTACAAAGACTGCACCTATTAACCATAGACCAACCCCTCCTCATTAACATATCTACAATAGAAATTTTACCCCAAACTATtttccaagcaaaaaaaacgAGTTCTAAGAGGGGCATACGAACCCCAAACCTCTTTGGCTGGAAATAAGGGGCTATTCTCGTCCTTTAAAGAcctataataagatttaacaTTAAACTTTCCCCTCCTCTCAATCTTCCAAACTAAAGAATCATCCCCTTCTTGAACCTTTACTGTAGAAATATAATCCAAAAAACGAGTCACCTcctccaattcccaatcttgGAAGGATCTTCTAAAGTGCACCTCCCAGCCTCCGCCACCACCTCCTTGTCTCCCCCAAAGATCAGCCACTACAGGAGATTTGTGTGTTGCAATTCTGAACAGCAAAGAGAAAAAATCCTTCAGCTTAGAATCTCCTACCCAAATGTCCCACCAAAATCTTGTGCGTCTACCATTTCCAATACGATTACTAGTTCTAAGAAAGAACTCCTCCCAACCctttctaatgtctttccaaaggccCGTCCCATAAGACTCTCTCACCTCTCTAGTGGTCCAACCCCCTTCCTTCTCTCCAAATTTAGCAACAATGACTTTCCTCCAAAAACTCTATTTTCCAAgcaaagcatgattgaaaaCCTTCAAATGCCTTATACTCAACCCTCCATGCCTCTTATCTTTGCAAATAACCGCCCATCTTACCAAGTGgatcttctttttctcctccaaaactccctttgaattttctccaatctAAGTCTCACTTTCCTTGGGATTACAAAAagcaacataaaataaatggggAGATTTGAGAAAGTGCTCTTAATGAGGGTAAGACGACCTCCCTTAGAAAGATATTGTTTTTTCCACGTAGCTAATTTTCTCTTGAATATTTCCTCTACAACATCCTATACTCTACACGAATTATGAGGGGCTCCAAGAGGTAAACCTAGATAAGTAGTAGGGAGATTCCCTATTTTACATCCAAAAACTACAGTTACTCTGTCCACATCCTCCACGCCCCCAATTGGAAtaatttcacttttctgcatgtTAATTTTTAGGCTTGATACCACttcaaaacaaataacaatCCACTTCCAAAAATCCAACTAGTCCCTGTTATCCTTGCAAAAAAAGAAGAGTGTCATCTGCAAACAACAGATGGGAAACTGAAACCCCTTTTCCACGTCTCCCCATTACCTTGAAGCCCCTAATGAAACCTTTCTCCTCAGCTCTTGATATTAAATTGCTAAAAGCTTCCATCATTAGCACAAACAGATAAGGTGAGAATGGGTCTCCTTGCCTTAGGCCTCTAAACAttgagaacaactctgtggGAGTGCCATTCACTAAAACTACCATTCTCACAGTTGAAATACAGAATAAAATCCAGTTTCGCCACTTGGGTCCAAAACTGAAAGAAGGAACCTCCAGTTTACGTGATCGTAAGTcttttcaatgtccaatttacaCATTAAACCTACACCGACGCTTCGCTTCCTTGAGTCAATCGCCTCATTAGCTACCAAaactgcatccaaaatctgtctcTCTCCCACAAACACATTTTGACTGTTCGAAACCACTTTTCCCATCACTCTTTTCAGCCTATTTGCTAGGACTTTggcaataattttataaagactCCCCACAAGACTGATGGGCCTAAATCATTATAGTAGGATTATTTGGTTGGACATATGTTTTTCTTAGGTGCTTGTGATGAAAAGTTTGTGATTTAAAGATATGAtgctattttcttttattttctttcatttcttagagtgcgtttggtagtaattctagaaaacgtttctaatctttgtaacacttaaatgataaaaattttcaagtgttaaaaatattggaagcgtttcttaaaatcactatcaaacgggCTCTTAGTTTTAAGAGTAGTGTTGATGAGTTTTTTTATAAGCaagcaaaaaatatatatattagcaAAAAGCGCTTCAGAAAAAGTGCACAAAGTatataagaaatatacaaaGGGATGTCAtacaatgataaaataaaaagagaaataaagtaTTCCTTCCTTTTGCCTAAAGCCCAACCAAtgaacaaaatccaacataaacaATGATGCCTCATATGTACAATAACtaacatgatccaaaaaattatacataaaaagAGGATTTGAGCAATTGCACCAATTACTCACATTTTCGAATACTCTTTGATTTCTCTCTCCAAATagtccaaaacaaacacaaatggGGCAGCTATCCATGCTCTCTTCTACTTTTTCCCCAATAAAAACTCATGCTAACTTAACAAAGTTAGTTTTATTGAAGAATGGGTCACATATGATATCATAAacaagaacttcaagtagactTGAGTTAGGTAAAACCTTATACTCAGTTCTTATTCTTCATAGTTGATGTTTTCAATCGCATATAGtcccatggttttttatctctttagAGATTTTTCATGTTAAATCTTGGTATCATTACCTTATTTTCTCCGTATCTTGATTAGTTAATTTTCTTTGTGTTTATCTTGGTTAAGAAAATTACTCTGCTTTAATAAGTAGATTAGTAGAGAATTTGATCTAAAATTTGATTGTATAATTCTTAAAATGGTTTGATAATTTCCAATTTAATCTTTCTAGAGAAGAAaagtattagaaaagaaaaagtgaagaatttttttttttaaattaagtcaattatttttatatgtcacttcaaactcattttacttatttttcctctttttttttttatacagaTTAATAGTAAATTTTACTCACCTCCTCTAAGGTTTGCGCTAATATACTTAACCattatgagtttgaaatttcattaaatatctaTTTTGAATCGAATGAGTCatgggtgaaaaaaaaaattaaataacaaacaaacaagaaagataaaaaagaaaaagaaaaaaaaagtatttgataaaatttcaaatttatggtgattaagtatatttaaaccAAATTTCAAGGAAGGTGAATAAAATtaactcaaaattaaatgaataaaaaatgtacaaatttttaattaaagccCGTCAACATCTAGAAGCTTTAAGTCACTTAAGTGGGTAGCTGAGAAAGCTACGTAACTGGTTGGCCCAACAAACTGACAATAGAAAAAGGCTTATGCAAATCTTCATACAGAAAGAGACCATATAATCCCATCTCCAGCCTTCATTGAATTCATAAGTAGACATTCTAATTAATCAAATCATTCCATCCAATGTAAGTGATTCCAAAGAACAAAAGGAAATGAGAGTATTTCTCAAAGCTCCCCTATCTTACTCTCATTCTTTCCAAGATCCAACAAAGCTTTAATTTCTAACCATATTTGGAGGGAACTAAATTAAATCAGTAAACGGACATAGAGATTCTTATTAAAGCTATAGTGTAGGTTCTGATATGCAATATCTGAATGACAACAGAAGTATTTTTGGACTAATGGGAATCATCATATCTAATTACATTTTGGCAGATTCCACATTGGCAAATGCTTCATATCAACAGAAGACTTCCATgtcataaaattatcaaaaaggaGCGGAAAAAGAATAGACTACAAGCTCACATTCAGGCCGTGGATTTCGCTATTTGCTGTAACGCTTTTGCAATGTCACTGGCAGTTGCTTCCCCACTTGTGTATGCTACCCGTGGGCTGTCTCCTGGAATGACATCATCTCGATGGTAGCTTCCTGATTTTCTAAGCAACTCATCAGAACCTTTCTCCACAATTCCTTTCATGATCACTGTCTTATGGGTACCAGACCTCAGTTCTTCATAATCAGTGTCTCCAGTCTCACCAAGAATTACATACATGTTTGTAACATTCAGTCTCCATCGCACGAAAAGGTACCTAAAAATCATTGGAAGTGACGCAAACTCTATTCATATGTATAAAGAtgtaatttaaagaaatttctGAGAAGAATGACTTTGAATTCATTAATGACATTTTcttggagaaaaaaatggagaattatgCACATACCTGAGTGCCTGTGCTCGAGATGCAAGGAGGGGAATGACTTGCAATCTTGTTGAGTTCCTGCAGTACATAGGATGACAGCGGAGCCCCCGCATCCTAAGCTTCTGCCTCAAATCATCCACTTTCTTCGCCTGGATAAGCCCAAAAAACccaaatattatcaaaaataaaaaataaaaatacaattattgtGTATGCCAGCagtataatttatatatacctTACTGAGATCCTTTATCAAGTAAGAAACACAATGGGCATTGCTTGATTTGCCATCTTCTTCAATGGGTTTGGAAGGATTTTTAGATTTTCCTCCTTTAACTTCATCTGTGTTCATCAACTTCCAAA
It encodes:
- the LOC117915207 gene encoding pentatricopeptide repeat-containing protein At1g04840-like, which produces MSKSQGLKALNALFKPTSPPAKTTTVTTATRAHGPSRSPETHFIPLIHASNTLPQLHQIHAQIFLHNLFSNSRVVTQLISSSCSLKSLDYALSIFRCFDHPNLFVFNALIRGLAENSRFEGSVSHFVLMLRLSIRPDRLTLPFVLKSVAALVDVGLGRCLHGGVMKLGLEFDSFVRVSLVDMYVKIGELGFGLQLFDESPQRNKAESILLWNVLINGCCKVGDLSKAASLFEAMPERNAGSWNSLINGFVRNGDLDRAKELFVQMPEKNVVSWTTMINGFSQNGDHEKALSMFWRMLEEGVRPNDLTVVSALLACTKIGALQVGERIHNYLSSNGFQLNRGIGTALVDMYAKCGNIKSASRVFVETKGKDLLTWSVMIWGWAIHGCFDQALQCFVKMKSAGINPDEVIFLAILTACSHSGNVDQGLNFFESMRLDYSIEPTMKHYTLIVDLLGRAGRLDEALSFIQSMPINPDFVIWGALFCACRAHKNIEMAELTAEKLLQLEPKHPGSYVFLSNVYAAVGRWEDVERVRTLMKNRGVEKDPGWSYIEVEGQVHSFVAGDHAHVRAEEISLKLEEITASAKQEGYMPETAWVLHNIEEEEKEDALGSHSEKLALAFGLISTAPGSTIRIVKNLRVCGDCHSMMKYASKLSRREIVLRDIKRFHHFKDGSCSCGDYW